One window of Campylobacter sp. RM12651 genomic DNA carries:
- a CDS encoding phosphomannomutase/phosphoglucomutase, with protein sequence MKHIFREYDIRGIFGTEISPSFTKALGFILGKIMLNKNAKSVSVGYDARLSNKVLNNALIYGLNRAGIKVYSLGLVPTPLGYFSNYAYEIDANIMITASHNPKEYNGFKITINKESFFAKELSDIYTEVANHIKDFDNKIENVEYEELDIKTKYIEFLQKEFAHLKNANINLAIDTASGAACEVVANILDILNIKYAHYFSEFDGEFKSHEPDPTEEENLFAIKNELNFSNFSHHCPTPLYKNNYVKNTATLGFGFDGDADRIVCVLKDKIIKGDELCYLFANNIKNPKILCEVKCSKVIFDKINELGTCSMCKTGHSNIKKAIKELNVDLAAELSGHVFFNDKYYGYDDAIYSMLRIIELYLKNNNFIDILNNLPKAYSSNEIKIKVNESDKFNIINTYKEKIKSLNLNAKLIEIDGVRLEFENGFSLLRASNTSPYLVARFESISEDKLKEINDFTFKLLNEIIKN encoded by the coding sequence ATGAAGCACATATTTAGAGAATACGATATTAGGGGGATATTTGGCACTGAGATTAGTCCTAGTTTTACTAAGGCTTTAGGTTTTATTTTAGGTAAAATTATGCTAAATAAAAATGCAAAAAGTGTAAGCGTAGGCTATGATGCAAGACTTAGTAATAAAGTCTTAAATAATGCTTTAATTTATGGGCTAAATCGTGCAGGAATTAAGGTTTATTCACTTGGACTTGTTCCTACTCCACTTGGGTATTTTAGCAATTACGCTTATGAAATTGATGCAAATATTATGATAACAGCATCACATAACCCTAAAGAATACAATGGCTTTAAAATCACTATAAATAAAGAAAGTTTTTTTGCAAAAGAGCTTAGTGATATTTATACTGAAGTTGCAAATCACATAAAAGATTTTGATAATAAGATTGAAAATGTCGAATATGAAGAATTAGATATTAAAACAAAATATATTGAGTTTTTGCAAAAAGAATTCGCTCATCTTAAAAACGCCAATATAAATCTAGCAATTGATACGGCTAGTGGTGCAGCTTGTGAAGTTGTAGCAAACATTTTAGATATTTTAAATATTAAATACGCTCACTATTTTAGTGAATTTGATGGCGAGTTTAAATCTCACGAGCCAGACCCAACAGAAGAAGAAAATCTATTTGCTATTAAAAATGAGCTTAATTTTAGCAATTTTTCTCATCATTGCCCTACTCCACTTTATAAAAATAACTATGTTAAAAATACTGCAACACTTGGCTTTGGTTTTGATGGAGATGCTGATAGAATTGTATGTGTTTTAAAAGATAAAATCATTAAAGGTGATGAGCTTTGCTATCTATTTGCAAATAATATTAAAAATCCTAAAATCCTTTGTGAAGTTAAATGCTCAAAAGTGATTTTTGATAAAATTAACGAGCTAGGAACTTGCTCAATGTGTAAAACAGGTCATTCAAATATCAAAAAAGCCATAAAAGAATTAAATGTGGATTTAGCAGCAGAACTTAGCGGACATGTATTTTTTAATGACAAATATTATGGATACGATGATGCGATTTATTCTATGCTAAGAATTATTGAGCTATATTTAAAAAATAATAATTTTATTGATATTTTAAACAACTTACCTAAAGCATATTCAAGTAATGAAATAAAAATAAAAGTAAATGAAAGTGATAAATTTAATATAATAAATACTTATAAAGAAAAAATAAAATCTCTTAATCTAAATGCTAAGCTAATTGAAATTGATGGAGTGAGATTAGAATTTGAAAATGGATTTTCACTACTTCGCGCAAGTAATACTAGTCCTTATTTAGTAGCTAGATTTGAAAGTATTAGTGAAGATAAATTAAAAGAAATCAATGATTTTACCTTTAAACTTTTAAATGAAATAATTAAAAATTAA
- a CDS encoding glycosyltransferase family 2 protein, protein MTIIFPMAGLSSRFFKAGYKIPKYMLLINNNTLFYEVISGFNKYFNGCNFLFICKKDYSTKDFIIKECKKLNLKTYMVIELDFDTLGQAHTVYLGLEKSNIKDDILIFNIDTIRPNFQLPNEEFLANCDGYLEVFEADGDNWSFILPGTDNLVLKTTEKERISSLCSSGLYYFKNSNDFITIFQTMLVNNETSKNEYYIAPMYNYLIKDKKVIKYYQIKQNEIIPCGTPNEYEMIIKEIESYK, encoded by the coding sequence ATGACAATAATATTTCCAATGGCAGGACTTAGTAGTAGATTTTTTAAAGCAGGATATAAAATACCAAAATATATGCTTCTTATAAATAACAATACTTTATTTTATGAAGTAATAAGTGGCTTTAATAAGTATTTTAATGGCTGTAATTTTTTATTTATTTGTAAAAAAGATTATAGCACTAAAGATTTTATTATTAAAGAATGTAAAAAGTTAAATTTAAAAACTTATATGGTTATTGAACTAGATTTTGATACTTTAGGTCAAGCGCATACCGTATACTTAGGTTTAGAAAAGTCTAATATAAAAGATGATATTTTAATTTTTAATATAGATACAATTAGACCTAATTTTCAATTACCAAATGAAGAATTTTTAGCCAATTGTGATGGCTATTTAGAAGTTTTTGAAGCAGATGGAGATAATTGGTCGTTTATTCTACCTGGCACTGATAACTTAGTCTTAAAGACAACAGAAAAAGAACGCATATCATCTTTATGTAGTAGTGGGCTTTATTATTTTAAAAACTCAAACGATTTTATAACAATTTTTCAAACAATGTTAGTAAATAATGAAACTTCAAAAAATGAATATTATATAGCACCTATGTATAACTATCTTATAAAAGATAAAAAAGTAATTAAATACTACCAGATAAAACAAAACGAAATTATCCCCTGTGGAACACCTAATGAATATGAAATGATAATAAAAGAAATTGAAAGCTATAAATAA
- a CDS encoding capsular biosynthesis protein has translation MIIITSARYVNPELETEFGKVPPSFLPVGGKKLYEYQSSLFKNINDKIILTIPKSYELNKYDNLKLKELKINILRLDENLTLGQSLSQAICLNLTNTNLKKGLKILHGDTFFKNLNFLDNSIGVSRSNDNYNWTYLLKDTKPIFHIKNNQELNTKDILNGFFEVQNINYFLKCLIECDYDFKQTLLNYSKKYNFNLNTNQTWLDCGIATNYFNTKKTITTERAFNSLKIINGYVCKSSSMDNRIKAEQNWFGSLPKELSLYIPHFYLENNKYYTEYLYLNTLSELYVFGKINKITWERIFLSLKNFLTILHSHKTKEAVSYDYKFKTQQRLKEFSKEANFNIDKNIIFNQKINTSINEIIKDIDSNLIEQKQNSFIHGDFCFSNILYDFKSASIKTIDPRGMDFKNNITPYGNSSYDYAKLFHSIIGLYDFIIAKHYKLKFKNTNDNYIIDFSLYKNKSIDEIQSKFLEIFQNTFNIKEIYIITIHLFLSMLPLHSDDLKKQYALLANAIRLYIEFKEL, from the coding sequence ATGATTATCATAACCTCTGCTCGTTATGTAAATCCGGAACTAGAAACAGAATTTGGAAAAGTACCACCATCGTTTCTACCAGTAGGCGGAAAAAAATTATATGAATACCAATCTTCATTATTTAAAAATATAAATGATAAAATTATACTAACTATACCAAAAAGTTACGAACTAAATAAATATGATAACCTAAAATTAAAAGAACTTAAAATAAATATTCTAAGACTAGATGAAAACTTAACATTAGGGCAATCATTATCTCAGGCAATTTGTTTAAATTTAACTAATACAAATTTAAAAAAAGGTTTAAAAATTTTACATGGTGATACATTTTTTAAAAATTTAAACTTTTTAGATAATAGCATAGGAGTATCAAGAAGCAATGATAATTATAATTGGACTTATCTACTTAAAGATACAAAGCCTATATTCCATATAAAAAATAATCAAGAATTGAATACTAAAGATATACTCAATGGTTTTTTTGAAGTTCAAAACATAAATTATTTTTTAAAATGCCTAATTGAATGCGATTATGATTTTAAACAAACACTATTAAATTATTCAAAAAAATATAATTTTAATTTAAACACAAATCAAACTTGGCTTGATTGTGGTATTGCGACAAATTATTTTAATACCAAAAAGACTATAACCACAGAAAGAGCATTTAATTCCTTAAAAATCATCAATGGTTATGTATGTAAAAGTTCTTCTATGGATAATAGGATAAAAGCAGAACAAAATTGGTTTGGCTCTTTACCAAAGGAATTATCTTTATATATACCTCATTTTTATTTAGAAAATAACAAATACTATACAGAATATCTTTATTTAAATACATTATCAGAGCTTTATGTTTTTGGAAAAATCAATAAAATTACCTGGGAAAGAATATTTTTAAGTTTAAAAAATTTTCTAACTATATTACATAGTCATAAAACAAAAGAAGCAGTTAGCTATGATTATAAATTCAAAACACAACAAAGATTAAAAGAATTCTCTAAAGAAGCTAACTTTAACATTGATAAAAACATTATTTTTAATCAAAAAATTAATACTAGTATAAATGAAATTATAAAGGACATTGATAGTAATCTTATAGAGCAAAAACAAAATAGTTTTATTCACGGAGACTTTTGTTTTAGCAATATTTTATATGATTTTAAATCTGCTTCTATAAAAACAATTGATCCTAGAGGAATGGATTTCAAAAACAACATAACACCTTACGGAAATAGTTCGTATGATTATGCTAAGTTATTTCATTCAATTATTGGACTATATGATTTTATAATTGCAAAACACTATAAATTAAAATTTAAAAACACAAATGACAATTACATAATAGATTTTAGTTTATATAAAAATAAAAGTATTGATGAAATACAAAGTAAATTTTTAGAAATTTTTCAAAATACTTTTAATATAAAAGAGATTTATATTATAACAATTCATCTTTTTTTATCAATGCTTCCGCTTCACAGCGATGATTTAAAAAAACAATATGCCTTACTTGCAAACGCAATAAGATTATATATAGAATTTAAGGAATTATAA
- a CDS encoding ABC transporter permease has protein sequence MWHIINALILRELKTRFGKNPTLGYVWVILEPMMHVLFMLVIFTLIRNRLLPQVPFSLFLITGMVPFFMFRNIVNFIMNGIEANKSLFTYKPVRPIHVFLARALLEGILYFVIFCILMITTGFFINYNIIPFNIVYSLLMFIWLVIIAFALGLLLAVVFYGRDVIKNIIGYALTMMYFGSAIMFPLWIVPNQMIDILAYNPILHIIELFKENYFETYPIVTQINIEYPLICTLVLLFFSLGLYYKKRVELGTA, from the coding sequence ATGTGGCATATAATAAACGCGCTTATTTTAAGAGAGCTTAAAACTAGATTTGGTAAAAACCCAACTTTAGGTTATGTATGGGTTATACTTGAACCTATGATGCATGTTTTGTTTATGCTAGTAATTTTTACTTTAATTAGAAATAGATTATTACCACAAGTTCCTTTTAGCTTATTTTTAATAACAGGTATGGTTCCGTTTTTTATGTTTAGAAATATTGTTAATTTTATAATGAATGGAATTGAAGCTAATAAAAGTTTATTTACTTATAAACCCGTTCGCCCTATTCATGTATTTTTAGCTAGAGCCTTACTAGAAGGTATTTTATATTTTGTTATTTTTTGTATTTTAATGATTACAACGGGATTTTTTATAAACTATAATATTATCCCATTTAATATTGTTTATAGTCTTTTAATGTTTATTTGGCTAGTTATTATTGCATTTGCTTTAGGACTTTTACTAGCTGTTGTTTTTTATGGTAGAGATGTTATAAAAAATATTATAGGCTATGCACTTACTATGATGTATTTTGGTTCTGCTATTATGTTTCCTTTATGGATAGTCCCAAACCAAATGATAGATATTCTAGCTTATAACCCAATCTTGCATATAATTGAACTTTTTAAAGAAAATTATTTTGAAACCTACCCTATAGTAACTCAAATTAATATTGAATATCCTTTAATTTGCACTTTAGTTTTATTATTTTTTAGTCTTGGCTTATATTATAAAAAAAGAGTGGAGCTTGGCACTGCATGA
- a CDS encoding CDP-glycerol glycerophosphotransferase family protein produces the protein MTYKYKITHLNEFFYDFKIKLFKKQIFKLPYKSYSTYTIVSAVYNVEKYLDDFFTSIINQSIGFEKSIQLIMVDDGSSDNSVNIIKRYQKLYPNNITYIYKENGGQASARNLGLKYVKTPWVTFTDPDDFLDKDFFKNIDIEISKNNNLAMVSSNIIFYHEKDNFYKDNHPLNYKYKNKKSIKIKDLDKNIQLSAASAIIKIELIKEFKFDEDLKPCFEDAKFINEYLLDNLEKDAIFIENARYFYRKRVDGNSTLDKKLKDKRYFLDVSSRGYLALLEYTQNELGYIPNFIQQTIIYDVYWMIKELIENYLKVISLAIEEKKCLENILIDIFKYLDVDVIKNSFLLRNNYLLLGVLKKYKNYLEYTNACVLEKYTKKYLRISYYSVTKEDKLEIFINNKKFNIDLIKIQQINLLDEFVIYKKIIYLKEVGYIKNIEVVLNNQTLVNKDKSYYKIKYFLQLGIQYDTTIKSDNFEFMEYINNKSFSKNIQINEAIYQEIRHHLGYKKHELWLFADRKYKANDNAEYLYEYIQKNHPEQKIAFVIDKNSSDYIRLKNKNFNVVSSSGIWFKIQLFKARKIISSHTDNYLLKGIGKYTLFNKDYIFLQHGVTKDNISNWLNFKDISLIITSTTDEYNSIVSDYSDYKLSSKEVVLTGMPRFEKLIEKSRAIKQEKMILIFPTWREYLADKIDKQTYKRKKNDKFYTSLYYQNYKELLTGKELEELCKNNGYKVVFMPHFAMLEYLDDFKLSSFVEVVNMQDIDIQEYLCKASILITDYSSIAFDFALLKKKIIYFQFSEEEYYSHIYDKGYFDYHKHGFGDICANISEVIKILKENLKINF, from the coding sequence ATGACATACAAATATAAAATTACACATTTAAATGAATTTTTTTATGATTTTAAAATTAAATTATTTAAAAAACAAATATTTAAACTACCTTATAAATCATATTCAACCTACACAATAGTCTCAGCTGTTTATAATGTAGAAAAATATTTAGATGATTTTTTTACTTCAATAATAAATCAAAGTATAGGGTTTGAAAAATCAATTCAATTAATAATGGTAGATGATGGTTCTAGTGATAATTCAGTTAATATTATTAAAAGGTATCAAAAACTATACCCAAACAATATTACTTATATTTATAAAGAAAACGGCGGACAAGCAAGTGCTAGAAATCTTGGACTAAAATACGTTAAAACTCCTTGGGTGACTTTTACAGACCCTGATGATTTTTTAGATAAAGACTTTTTTAAAAATATAGATATAGAAATATCAAAAAATAATAATTTAGCGATGGTAAGTTCAAATATTATTTTTTACCATGAAAAAGATAATTTTTATAAAGACAATCACCCACTAAATTATAAATATAAAAATAAAAAATCAATTAAAATTAAGGATTTGGATAAAAATATACAGCTTTCAGCTGCTAGTGCAATTATAAAAATTGAATTAATAAAGGAATTTAAATTTGATGAAGATTTAAAACCTTGTTTTGAAGATGCTAAATTTATAAATGAGTATTTATTGGATAATTTAGAAAAAGATGCAATATTTATTGAAAATGCTAGATATTTTTATAGAAAAAGAGTTGATGGTAATTCTACGCTTGATAAAAAATTAAAAGATAAAAGATATTTTTTAGATGTTTCATCTCGTGGATACTTAGCTTTACTTGAATATACACAAAATGAGTTAGGGTATATCCCTAATTTTATACAGCAGACTATTATTTATGATGTTTATTGGATGATAAAGGAGCTAATTGAAAATTATTTAAAAGTTATTAGTTTAGCTATTGAGGAAAAAAAATGTCTTGAAAATATACTAATAGATATATTTAAGTATTTAGATGTTGATGTGATTAAGAATTCTTTTTTATTAAGAAATAATTATTTATTATTAGGAGTTTTAAAAAAATATAAAAATTATTTAGAATATACAAATGCTTGTGTTTTAGAAAAATACACAAAAAAATATTTAAGAATAAGTTATTATTCTGTTACAAAAGAAGATAAACTAGAAATTTTTATAAACAATAAAAAATTTAATATAGATTTGATTAAAATTCAACAAATTAATTTATTAGATGAATTTGTTATTTATAAGAAAATTATATATCTTAAAGAAGTAGGGTATATAAAAAATATAGAAGTAGTGTTAAATAATCAAACATTGGTTAATAAAGATAAAAGTTATTATAAAATCAAGTATTTTTTACAATTGGGTATTCAGTATGATACAACGATAAAATCAGATAATTTTGAATTTATGGAATATATAAACAATAAAAGCTTTAGTAAAAATATTCAAATAAATGAAGCGATATATCAAGAAATACGACATCATTTAGGATATAAAAAACATGAATTATGGTTATTTGCTGATAGGAAGTATAAAGCAAATGATAATGCAGAGTATCTTTATGAATATATTCAAAAAAATCATCCAGAACAAAAAATTGCCTTTGTCATAGACAAGAACTCATCTGATTATATAAGATTAAAAAACAAGAATTTTAATGTAGTATCTAGTTCTGGAATTTGGTTTAAAATACAATTGTTTAAAGCTAGAAAGATTATAAGTTCACATACTGATAATTATTTATTAAAAGGTATTGGTAAATATACTTTATTTAATAAAGATTATATATTTTTACAACATGGAGTAACTAAGGATAATATATCAAACTGGCTTAATTTTAAAGATATTTCGCTAATAATTACAAGCACAACTGATGAATATAATTCTATTGTTAGTGATTATTCTGATTATAAGCTAAGTTCAAAAGAAGTTGTGCTTACTGGCATGCCTAGGTTTGAAAAACTTATAGAAAAAAGTAGGGCGATTAAACAAGAAAAGATGATTTTGATTTTTCCTACTTGGAGAGAGTATTTGGCAGATAAAATTGATAAACAAACATATAAAAGAAAGAAAAATGATAAATTTTATACTAGTTTATATTATCAAAATTATAAAGAACTTTTAACCGGTAAAGAATTGGAAGAATTGTGTAAAAATAATGGATATAAAGTAGTTTTTATGCCACATTTTGCAATGCTTGAATATTTAGATGATTTTAAATTATCTTCTTTTGTAGAAGTTGTAAATATGCAAGATATTGATATTCAAGAATATTTATGCAAAGCTAGTATTTTAATAACGGATTATTCATCAATAGCTTTTGATTTTGCATTACTTAAAAAGAAAATTATATATTTTCAATTTAGCGAAGAAGAATATTATAGCCATATTTATGATAAAGGTTATTTTGATTATCATAAGCATGGTTTCGGTGATATTTGTGCAAATATTTCAGAAGTTATTAAAATACTAAAAGAGAATTTAAAAATTAATTTTTAA
- a CDS encoding capsular biosynthesis protein, with translation MKESMNINSLISKFNNENILFLQGPLGPFFKRFSKYLNKNNKIYKINFTAGDFIFYPSKYNYKGSLNNLKSYLDNFYKLNKITCIILFGDTRPIHEIAINLAKKLNIKIYVFEEGYLRPNYITCEMTGVNANSLMSKNKNDYKKLNTYKENSKLFKSSFKIMAFYALMYYTFSIIFQVFYNNKNYHRPLNIMELFRWFRHFYRKAKYSILEKNVDNLAKKYSKKYFLAVLQVHNDSQIKKHFKDKGMKKFIVKTIKSFAKNRANNNVLIFKHHPLDIAYTDYSNIINELTKRLGINDKVFYIHRGNIPNLLKNAKGCICINSTVGMQALYHNCPTIVLGNAIYNIDGLVYKNDLDSFWQNAHNFVSDYDLYLKFQGYLLKNNQYNANFYLNFKEFEIGN, from the coding sequence GTGAAAGAAAGTATGAATATAAATAGTTTAATAAGTAAATTTAATAATGAAAATATTTTATTTTTACAAGGACCTTTAGGGCCTTTTTTTAAGCGTTTTAGCAAATACCTTAATAAAAACAATAAAATATATAAAATTAATTTTACGGCGGGTGATTTTATATTTTATCCATCAAAATATAATTACAAAGGAAGTTTAAACAATCTTAAATCATACTTAGATAATTTTTATAAACTCAATAAAATCACTTGCATTATATTATTCGGCGATACTAGGCCAATTCATGAAATAGCAATTAATTTAGCTAAAAAACTAAATATAAAAATATATGTATTTGAAGAAGGATATTTAAGGCCAAATTATATTACTTGCGAAATGACTGGCGTTAATGCAAACTCACTTATGAGTAAAAATAAAAATGATTATAAAAAACTAAATACTTATAAAGAAAACTCAAAACTATTTAAGTCTAGTTTTAAAATAATGGCTTTTTATGCTTTAATGTATTATACATTTAGCATTATATTTCAAGTATTTTATAATAACAAAAACTATCATAGACCACTAAATATAATGGAGCTTTTTAGATGGTTTAGACATTTTTATAGAAAAGCTAAATATTCAATTTTAGAAAAAAATGTAGATAATTTAGCTAAAAAATATTCCAAAAAATACTTTTTAGCAGTTCTTCAAGTGCATAACGATAGTCAAATAAAAAAGCATTTTAAAGACAAAGGTATGAAAAAATTCATAGTTAAAACCATAAAATCATTTGCTAAAAATAGAGCGAATAATAATGTTTTGATATTTAAACACCACCCATTAGATATTGCATATACTGATTATTCAAATATTATAAATGAACTTACCAAAAGACTTGGTATAAATGATAAGGTGTTTTATATTCATCGTGGAAATATCCCAAATCTTTTAAAAAATGCTAAAGGCTGTATATGTATAAATAGCACGGTGGGAATGCAAGCACTTTATCATAATTGCCCTACTATAGTATTGGGTAATGCAATTTATAATATAGATGGTTTAGTCTATAAAAATGACCTTGATAGCTTTTGGCAAAATGCTCATAATTTCGTAAGCGATTATGATTTATACTTGAAATTCCAAGGGTATTTATTAAAAAACAATCAATATAATGCAAATTTTTACTTAAATTTCAAAGAATTTGAAATAGGAAATTAA
- a CDS encoding glycosyltransferase yields MQISIISTVCYKNKKHFIYKRALELIEYFKNTNYEFIISDASKNKILKSNYPNIKIIHTKYQNPFSPGIARNQAIIHSSKKYILFYDIDLLNDDNFFIKLSNKVNQELETNIKKFILIPFVYLTKTGTQEFETNKNLSILKNSYLEGSRKLIENIGLNGVIMIINKEYLKNIGLFDINFQGHGGEDLELVHRLIANNPIAKKPNDYYINETSNIVANLKGFRKYMAYYTLPLFFEDLILIHRWHDRPLFNKFYFKKSTNQDLLIKKMKEYDYKNNNVWKDERELPEFITYLKQLCKKYNIENSIGLYSYDKKYNKYSLKSKLRKLITRPKDFFKDIKLRKTK; encoded by the coding sequence ATGCAAATCAGTATAATTTCAACTGTGTGTTATAAAAATAAAAAACATTTCATATATAAAAGAGCATTAGAGTTAATTGAATATTTTAAAAATACAAACTATGAATTTATAATATCTGATGCTAGTAAAAATAAAATATTAAAATCTAACTACCCAAATATAAAAATTATACACACTAAATATCAAAATCCATTTTCTCCAGGAATCGCTAGAAACCAAGCAATAATACATTCTAGTAAAAAATATATATTATTTTACGATATTGATTTATTAAATGATGATAATTTTTTTATTAAATTATCAAATAAAGTAAATCAAGAATTAGAAACTAATATAAAAAAATTTATTTTAATTCCATTTGTATATCTAACCAAAACAGGAACACAAGAATTTGAAACAAACAAAAATTTATCTATATTAAAAAATAGCTATTTAGAAGGTTCTAGAAAACTTATAGAAAATATAGGTCTTAATGGGGTTATTATGATTATTAACAAGGAGTATTTAAAAAATATAGGCTTATTTGATATAAATTTTCAAGGCCATGGTGGCGAAGACCTAGAATTAGTTCATAGATTAATTGCAAACAACCCTATCGCAAAAAAACCAAATGATTATTATATTAATGAAACTTCAAATATAGTTGCAAACCTAAAAGGTTTTAGAAAGTATATGGCGTACTATACACTTCCATTATTTTTTGAAGATTTAATATTAATTCATAGATGGCATGATAGACCATTATTTAATAAATTTTATTTCAAAAAATCAACTAACCAAGACTTACTTATAAAAAAAATGAAAGAGTATGATTATAAAAATAATAATGTTTGGAAAGATGAAAGAGAATTACCAGAATTTATAACCTATTTAAAACAATTATGTAAAAAATATAACATTGAAAATAGCATAGGTTTATATTCTTATGATAAAAAATATAATAAATATAGCTTAAAATCTAAATTAAGAAAATTAATTACTAGACCAAAAGATTTTTTTAAAGATATTAAATTAAGGAAAACAAAATGA
- a CDS encoding HAD-IIIC family phosphatase, whose product MKTLIIDLDGTITVDTDCEYDDKPVNQEVVKRLMEYKKMGFKLVINTSRNMKTYKGNIGKININTLPKIIEWLNKHNVPYDEIIIGKPWCGEDGFYIDDKAIRPSEFISKSYDEIKELLNKEALHQKSNNSSDHKVTNISGGGYK is encoded by the coding sequence CCTTAATAATAGATTTAGATGGAACCATAACAGTTGACACAGATTGTGAGTATGATGATAAACCAGTCAATCAAGAAGTAGTTAAAAGACTAATGGAATATAAAAAAATGGGATTTAAATTAGTTATCAACACAAGTAGAAATATGAAAACTTATAAAGGAAATATAGGCAAGATAAATATTAACACTTTACCTAAAATAATAGAGTGGTTAAATAAACACAATGTCCCATATGATGAAATAATTATTGGAAAACCTTGGTGCGGAGAAGATGGATTTTATATAGATGATAAAGCTATTAGACCTAGTGAATTTATATCTAAAAGTTATGACGAAATAAAAGAATTGCTAAATAAAGAAGCTTTGCATCAAAAATCAAATAATTCAAGCGACCATAAAGTTACAAACATTAGTGGGGGGGGGTATAAATGA